Proteins encoded within one genomic window of Festucalex cinctus isolate MCC-2025b chromosome 18, RoL_Fcin_1.0, whole genome shotgun sequence:
- the LOC144006443 gene encoding four and a half LIM domains protein 1-like — protein MSSSGVRCFYCREDLCGGRKFVRNEGRPTCVRCHAKFCANTCAECQRAIGAESKELSHKGRHWHEDCFRCAKCFKPLAKEPFSAKDERVLCAKCCSREEAPRCRVCYKAILAGTESVEYQGQSLHEQCFTCCQCSRPLASRSFVAKGSDVYCGPCYDAKFAKTCVSCKKPIASGGVNYQDEPWHAHCFVCSCCSKALAGSSFTTHQKQVLCVDCYKSNVAKKCGGCHMAITGFGKGVNVVSYEGVSWHEYCFNCKRCSLSLANKAFVAKGRDILCSDCGADK, from the exons ATGTCGTCATCCGGCGTGCGTTGCTTCTACTGTCGCGAGGACCTGTGCGGCGGCCGGAAGTTCGTGCGCAACGAAGGCCGTCCGACGTGCGTGCGCTGCCACGCCAAATTCTGCGCCAACACCTGCGCCGAGTGCCAAAGAGCCATCGGCGCGGAGTCCAAG GAGCTGAGCCACAAGGGGCGCCACTGGCACGAGGACTGCTTCCGCTGCGCCAAGTGCTTCAAGCCGCTGGCCAAGGAGCCTTTCAGCGCCAAGGACGAGCGCGTCCTGTGCGCCAAGTGCTGCTCCAGGGAGGAGGCGCCGCGGTGCCGCGTCTGCTACAAGGCCATCCTCGCCG GCACGGAGAGCGTGGAGTACCAAGGCCAGTCGCTGCACGAGCAATGTTTCACGTGCTGCCAGTGCTCGCGTCCGCTGGCGTCGCGGAGCTTCGTCGCCAAAGGAAGCGACGTCTACTGCGGCCCGTGCTACGACGCCAAGTTTGCCAAGACGTGCGTCTCCTGCAAAAAG CCGATCGCGTCGGGCGGCGTCAACTACCAGGATGAGCCGTGGCACGCCCACTGTTTCGTCTGCAGCTGCTGCTCCAAAGCGCTGGCCGGCTCCAGCTTCACAACGCACCAAAAACAAGTCTTGTGCGTCGACTGCTACAAGAGCAACGTGGCCAAGAAATGCGGCGGATGCCACATGGCCATCACAG GTTTTGGCAAAGGCGTGAACGTGGTGAGCTACGAGGGCGTCTCGTGGCACGAATATTGCTTCAACTGCAAGCGTTGCTCCCTCAGCTTGGCCAACAAAGCTTTCGTCGCCAAGGGGCGGGACATCCTCTGCTCCGACTGCGGCGCAGACAAGTAG
- the slc9a6b gene encoding sodium/hydrogen exchanger 6b translates to MPFVLVCHGVIALRCRCYYYSKGATMASTQTSHLLHANSPTAPLPLPPLPPLLALLSLSVLAGKCAGDAMLDNVATERLAEESHRQDSANLLIFILLLTLTILTIWLFKHRRFRFLHETGLAMIYGLLVGVILRFGVHVPPSTSVVAQGCAVNASPATLLVNVSGRFYEYTLKGEVSRGKGRRVQDDEMLRKVTFDPEVFFNILLPPIIFHAGYSLKRRHFFRNIGSILAYAFMGTLISCFVIGLIMYGFVSFMKAVGQLAGDFYFTDCLFFGAIVSATDPVTVLAIFNELKVDVDLYALLFGESVLNDAVAIVLSSSIVAYQPAGDNSHSFEATATLKSLGVFLGVFSGSFALGVATGVVTALVTKFSKLRDFPLLETALFFLMSWSTFLLAEACGFTGVVAVLFCGITQAHYTFNNLSADSQDRSKQLFELLNFLAENFIFSYMGLTLFSFQSHVFNPLFIIGAFVAIFLGRAANIYPLSFLLNLGRNNKIGSNLQHVMMFAGLRGAMTFALSIRDTATYARQMMFSTTLLIVFFTVWICGGGTTPMLSFMSIPVGVDSDQDHSASGMADGSQRRSTKHESAWPFRIWYNFDHNFLKPLLTHSGPPLTATLPACCGPLARCLTSPQAYENEGPLRDDDSDSILNDGGAAYADVTVSTDGEAERQAGVRGTRLVLPVDEPADPPTTVTLPPPPPPSPPRSDPRRHRL, encoded by the exons ATGCCGTTTGTTTTGGTCTGTCACGGGGTCATTGCGCTGCGCTgccgctgctactactactCGAAAGGCGCCACAATGGCGTCGACGCAAACAAGTCACCTTCTCCACGCCAACTCCCCGACGGCGCCGCTGCCTTTGCCGCCTTTGCCGCCTTTGCTGGCCTTGCTGTCCCTGTCGGTCCTGGCGGGGAAATGCGCGGGCGACGCGATGCTGGACAACGTCGCGACGGAGCGGCTGGCCGAGGAAAGCCACCGCCAAGACAGCGCCAACCTGCTCATCTTCATCCTGCTGCTGACGCTCACCATTCTCACCATTTGGCTCTTCAAGCACCGACGCTTCAGGTTCCTGCACGAGACGGGCCTGGCCATGATTTATG GCCTCCTGGTGGGCGTGATCCTGCGCTTCGGCGTGCACGTGCCGCCGAGCACGAGCGTGGTGGCGCAGGGCTGCGCCGTCAACGCCAGTCCCGCCACCTTGCTGGTCAACGTCAGCGGCCGATTCTACGAGTACACGCTGAAGGGCGAAGTCAGCCGCGGCAAAGGACGGCGAGTGCAGGACGACGAGATGCTGAGGAAG GTGACCTTTGACCCGGAAgtctttttcaacattttgctGCCCCCGATCATCTTCCACGCTGGCTACAGTCTCAAGCGG AGACATTTTTTCCGCAACATTGGCTCCATCTTGGCTTACGCTTTCATGGGAACGCTTATTTCCTGCTTCGTGATTGG gctcatCATGTACGGATTTGTGTCCTTCATGAAAGCGGTGGGCCAGCTGGCCGGAGATTTTTACTTCACCGATTGCCTCTTCTTCGGGGCCATCGTGTCTGCCACAGATCCAG TGACGGTGCTGGCCATTTTCAACGAGCTGAAGGTGGACGTGGACCTGTACGCGTTACTTTTTGGGGAGAGCGTGCTCAACGACGCCGTGGCCATCGTCCTCTCATC CTCGATCGTGGCGTACCAGCCGGCGGGGGACAACAGCCACAGCTTCGAGGCCACGGCCACGCTCAAGTCCTTGGGCGTCTTCCTGGGCGTCTTCAGCGGCTCCTTCGCGCTGGGCGTGGCCACCGGCGTGGTGACGGCCCTC GTGACCAAGTTCAGCAAGCTGCGCGACTTCCCCTTGCTGGAGACGGCGCTTTTCTTCCTGATGTCGTGGAGCACCTTCCTGCTGGCCGAGGCGTGCGGCTTCACCG GCGTCGTGGCTGTGCTCTTCTGCGGCATCACGCAGGCTCACTACACCTTCAACAATCTGTCGGCCGACTCGCAGGACCGCAGCAAGCAG TTGTTCGAGTTGCTCAACTTCCTGGCCGAGAACTTCATCTTCTCCTACATGGGCCTGACGCTTTTCTCCTTCCAGTCGCACGTCTTCAACCCGCTGTTCATCATCGGCGCTTTT GTGGCGATCTTCTTGGGCAGGGCGGCCAACATTTACCCGTTGTCCTTCCTGCTCAACTTGGGCCGCAACAACAAGATCGGCTCCAATTTGCAGCACGTCATGATGTTTGCAG GCCTGCGGGGGGCGATGACCTTCGCGCTGTCCATCCGGGACACGGCCACGTACGCGCGTCAGATGATGTTCTCCACCACCCTGCTGATCGTCTTCTTCACCGTGTGGATCTGCGGGGGCGGCACCACGCCCATGTTGTCCTTCATGAGCATTCC cgtGGGCGTGGACTCTGATCAAGACCACTCT GCTTCAGGAATGGCGGACGGCTCACAGAGGCGGAGCACCAAGCACGAGAGCGCCTGGCCGTTCAGGATCTGGTACAACTTTGACCACAA CTTCCTGAAGCCCCTCCTGACGCACAGCGGCCCGCCGCTCACCGCCACCCTCCCCGCCTGCTGCGGGCCGCTGGCGCGCTGCCTCACCAGCCCGCAAGCGTACGAG AACGAAGGGCCGCTCCGCGACGACGACTCGGACTCCATCCTGAACGACGGCGGCGCCGCGTACGCCGACGTCACCGTCAGCACGGATGGCGAAGCGGAGCGGCAGGCGGGCGTCCGGGGAACCCGCCTGGTGCTGCCCGTCGACGAGCCGGCCGACCCGCCGACCACCGTCaccctgccgccgccgccgccgccctcgcCGCCGCGCTCCGATCCTCGTCGACACCGACTGTGA